GTTCTACCTCATAGAAATAATTTTAAAGTGAAAGCACAATTTTTTACTCATTTCTAATATAATAATACATTAAAAGTAAAATGAGGTAACAAAATTAGTTTTGAAGTAACCAAATACATTTTTCTGAATATATTTACATTTATTCGTTATGTATGATCACTCTGATCTAAAAATTCGGACTATAGGTGACTGACCACAATGGTTAACTGTaagtaggggtggttcggtatgggatcccataccgaaatccttgtcccgattcccaaaccaaaaatttcgggaattccaatttcaataccgatcccaaaccaaattttcgggaatcctaattttcgggaatcccgaaatagttttgagatttcgggacaaatcgggaatcccgaaatgattttgggcttttgggcttttggactaaaatattatgtttttgggctaaaattgaACCTTTTAACAATTTTGGGTTGCAATCTGCTAAGAAGCCCGTTGCAATATGTGCCAATTGCAAGACTATGTCAATTTAAATGTAGATGCTACAAGTGCAAGACTCTGCCAATCTGGATTCAAATGTAGATGCTACAATTGCAAGACTCTGTCGATTTAAATCATTCATATAGAAATATGTGCAACTATTGAAGCCTTCATTTTCTATGGACTCTAtcgatttaaatatatatttaaaaattaaataatatatttttttttttcggttcggtttgggaataccgaaatcccaaaaacttgagaccgattcccgtaccgaaatttcgggatcggttcggtattgggtaccgaaattttcgggaatttcggtttgggattttttcgatttggtttcaggaatttttcggtttggtttgggatttttgggatttttttccagccctaactgtaagcatttgaaaattaaggaaGGGCGCCTAGATTTGCTTAGGCACCTGTCTTGGCAGCCACTTAGGTCGCATACTCTCACTCAAAAGAAAAGAGATCActtttattttgtaaattttttttttttgtaagagacttgttaaatATTTGGATGAACAACCATTATATTCTGTTTCCccatattttcattatgttctaatactttctaatttatgtcattttatttttcaatttatatatttaacacaattatgtattttttaaatataaacatgtacTTATTTATACAATACGTAATAAGTTTACTTAAATCCATGCTTACGCTCCACTTAGCCGCTAGGCATTAAACCCCATCTGCCGCTCAACTAGCGGCGTGTCTTTTAGATACTTTTGTCTGAATAGAAGTGGGAAAGAAATTGAAACAATTCTTTTTAATATGTGGTAGAGAATTCCTACTTTATTACGGATTAAGTCTAGAGAATGACCTTTACCTTGGCAAGGTAGCCATTCCTCCAACTCCGGCATCTATTGAACTCCAGCTTCTTGAGAGATTGAAATGGCTGAATTAAAGAAGCTCCATTACCCCTGTAGAACTCAACACCAATACTCTTGATAGATTTCATCCTTTCTATATATAGCTCTTTGAGAGCAGGAAGCCGCCCAACTGGTGGCAACGACAAACAAGTACTGCAATCGCTGAGATGCATGACTTGTATGTTGGAGAAGGAAGAGTCTCCCAACCAATCTGGAAAGctggttccaccataaaatttGATGGTCAGCTTCACCAGATTTACCGAAGGTTGTAACATTTTAAGTACGTCTCTCTGTCATGTAGTCATCTGCAGCTTTAGCTATCAAAAAATCAGACAAAGACTTAGTGCAATATTTGCAGAACTCTGCGAATAATACTCCATCTTTGTCACTTAAATGTGGCTTGTTTTATTTGAAGCAAGTACTGAGATTAGAGACATTTGCAGAGACATCACCTGATGAGACCTCTATATATTTACAGATAATCGTCATTCATACTTCGGCTTAATTCTAGGTAGCATGTCTTTACCAATCAGTCTTTGTCTAAGCTGTATGTTCACCGGTCTCATCTGTGGTCTGCATTGCTTTCCTACTTAATCTTGTAGCAATCAAACATATGAGAAAGATGGCAGGCAAAAGGGACAGTTTGATAGGATTATCAGTGCGCCGGATGTAACAAACGTATTGAACTATCGAGCAAACACACTGAGTGATGCCTCCGACTAAACCAAAAAGTTCAATGACAGAACCAAAAAGCATGTAACATCCCCTCTTCCTCCAAACCACATTATTTTTCCTACCCTTGTAAATCAGCTCACATATGCAAGTGAGTAGAGCTGCAATAGCCAATAGCATTCCAAACAGCGCATACCCCGGCCTTCTTGGGGACGAAGCCTGATCAAAAGCAGCTGATAAAATCTCCATGCAAAGGCTAGTGACTAAAAAGATCCACTCTGCTGAATTTGCCTGCATAACAAATTAGTAATGAGTTCAATTAAAACTTCAGAGATTTACCAATAATGCAAACGAAAGGGCTAAACTGTATTTTTATCCATCAAATTGAATACTATATTGTTAATTGATGAAATTGCAACCAAAATCGGATTTTCTCCACGTAGTTTGACGGAAACATCGCATGTTGGTTACATCAAAGGTTAACTGAAGAAAATTCTAAAACCGCTAGCAGAATGACTAACATGTGGTTCCACTTGATGAACGCCTAAATTTGAAGGAAATGCGGTTTTGGACTCAATCGTAATCGTTACTCAACAACCGTCTAGGTATTGCTTTGAGTGCTAAAGTAGAAACTGTTGTTCAGAAACTGAAACATGGTTCAAATTGAAAGAGCGAAAACTGTAGCATGTAGCAAAACAAAAGTATTGGTTAACTATATGTGATGAAGGGCGCTTATGCAGTCGGAGTACCTCTGTCCTAGCAGAGTGGCGTTTTTGATGTGATCCTCTCCCCTTCTGCCTTAATTGTTGTAGTAAACAAACTGGGAGAATGCGAGCAATGGAGGGTAGCTCCCAAATATTGGTATGTAATATGTGATGCCATTCCTCAGAACCAGAAGTTGTGCCTCGTAAGAGACCCCCTAGTGCTCGTGCAATTAAAGGCAACCCATTGCACTTACGTATTGCAGTTTCCCTATCAGTTTCTCGAATGTTTGAATGTTCAACGATGTTACTGTCTCCCAAAGCATGTTTTAAAATCAACGACCAACAATCTTCATCGGACAGCGGCTCTAAATAGTGTGTAGGTACATTGCGCACGATTTAAGCAACTGTTTCACTCCGCGTTGTTATCATGACCTTACTTCCCCCTGCCGCGTGGAGAAAAGGAACCTGCAGGAGATTCCAATTATGATAGTTCACATTCCAGAGGTCATCCAACACAAATAAGAATCTCTTTCCCCTCACTTGGTGTTTTAGTTGGACCTGAACAAAATTTTCCAATAGTTGGACCTTAACAAAATTTAGATCGTTATGTCACAAACAGTCGAAGTGATTGACTCGAGCAGGGTTTTAGTGACCCTAACAGCATCAAAATCTTCGGAAACGCCAACCCAAGCTTGAATATCAAAATGCTCCTTCACTCTTTCATCGTTGTAAACGAGTTTAGCAAGTGTTGTCTTACCAATCCCGGTCATTCCTACTATTGTAATGACAGAAACATTATTCCTGCTCTCAGCATCAGAGATCAACAGTCTTGTCAACTCTTCTTTATCACCATCTCTACCAACTAAAGAAGATTTCACCAAACAAGTTGTTGGCCTTTGTGAAACCTTCCGAACACCCTTTCGGAGACCAAGAACATCCTTTTCGTTTGCAAGGAATTTTAATCTATGATATAACTCCTTTATCTGATCATTCATGCGTTGGTAAAAACGACTGAAAGGCAAAGAGAGGAAGTTCCACACCTGAGTTACAACGGACTGATCTTCTGCTGCCATCTTTAGCCGGAAAGCTTCCGCATCGACCTCATACAGTAGGACCCCCACATCATAGACCGCTTCTCTCAATTCATCAAGCCAGTTTCCGACGGAGGGGATCTCAAACTCCTTCTGGTGTGCATCCTCGAGCACTGCATCAAGGGTTAACAACGTCAGCTTGAATTTCTTCGGGAGTGACTTGTCAAGCTTCTTTGGCCCAAACATGTCCCTGATTTCGCGCGAATCAATCCATTTGCAGAGCTCCTGGATGGAAGCAGAGAGAGAAGCCTCTCCGGCGACCAAAGCTGCAGCCATTTTTTGCAAATATGTTGAGATTCTAGTGACTTCGATTGCATTGACTTGCAGTCTTGCAGATATTGTTGTTCGCACGATTACGTGTGCAGGTAGCTGTGGACTCAATTTCTCTTAATGTGTGTCTGACTTAGGCATCAAAATGCCGTCTAGCAAATGCAGCATAGTCAATggatctttaa
This region of Malus domestica chromosome 07, GDT2T_hap1 genomic DNA includes:
- the LOC139197511 gene encoding uncharacterized protein — encoded protein: MLWETVTSLNIQTFEKLIGKLQYANSAEWIFLVTSLCMEILSAAFDQASSPRRPGYALFGMLLAIAALLTCICELIYKGRKNNVVWRKRGCYMLFGSVIELFGLVGGITQCVCSIVQYVCYIRRTDNPIKLSLLPAIFLICLIATRLSRKAMQTTDETGEHTA
- the LOC139197310 gene encoding putative disease resistance RPP13-like protein 1, translating into MAAALVAGEASLSASIQELCKWIDSREIRDMFGPKKLDKSLPKKFKLTLLTLDAVLEDAHQKEFEIPSVGNWLDELREAVYDVGVLLYEVDAEAFRLKMAAEDQSVVTQVWNFLSLPFSRFYQRMNDQIKELYHRLKFLANEKDVLGLRKGVRKVSQRPTTCLVKSSLVGRDGDKEELTRLLISDAESRNNVSVITIVGMTGIGKTTLAKLVYNDERVKEHFDIQAWVGVSEDFDAVRVTKTLLESITSTVCDITI